One genomic segment of Streptomyces sp. TLI_146 includes these proteins:
- the atpB gene encoding F0F1 ATP synthase subunit A: protein MSDNGCGFPAPGLNSFLFKPLFTVGGYEFNKVMLLALVTTVLVSSFFWAAFGRAKVVPGKLQMAGEAGYDFVRKNIVYETLGKKEGEKYVPLMVSLFFFIWIMNIWSVIPLAQFPVSSVIAFPMVLAGLVWVVWVGLTFKRHGFVGGLKNITGYDKSLGAVLPLVMVIEFLSNLFVRPFTHAVRLFANMFAGHLMLVMFTVASWYLMNSYMIPAAGVSFVMTIVMILFELFVQAVQAYVFVLLACSYIQGAVAEHH from the coding sequence CTGTCTGACAACGGCTGTGGCTTTCCGGCTCCGGGCCTGAACTCCTTCCTCTTCAAGCCGCTCTTCACCGTCGGCGGCTATGAGTTCAACAAGGTGATGCTGCTCGCGCTCGTCACCACGGTGCTCGTCAGCAGCTTCTTCTGGGCGGCTTTCGGCAGGGCCAAGGTGGTCCCGGGCAAGCTCCAGATGGCCGGCGAGGCCGGCTACGACTTCGTACGCAAGAACATCGTGTACGAGACGCTGGGCAAGAAGGAGGGCGAGAAGTACGTCCCCCTGATGGTCTCGCTGTTCTTCTTCATCTGGATCATGAACATCTGGTCCGTGATCCCGCTGGCCCAGTTCCCGGTGTCCTCGGTCATCGCCTTCCCGATGGTCCTCGCCGGCCTCGTGTGGGTCGTCTGGGTGGGCCTGACGTTCAAGCGTCACGGCTTCGTCGGCGGTCTGAAGAACATCACCGGCTACGACAAGTCGCTCGGCGCGGTCCTGCCGCTCGTGATGGTCATCGAGTTCCTCTCGAACCTGTTCGTCCGGCCGTTCACGCACGCGGTGCGACTGTTCGCCAACATGTTCGCCGGTCACCTGATGCTGGTCATGTTCACGGTTGCCTCCTGGTACCTGATGAACAGCTACATGATCCCGGCCGCCGGTGTCTCGTTCGTCATGACCATCGTCATGATCCTCTTCGAGCTTTTCGTGCAGGCCGTCCAGGCGTACGTCTTCGTGCTGCTGGCCTGCTCGTACATCCAGGGCGCTGTGGCCGAGCACCACTGA
- a CDS encoding F0F1 ATP synthase subunit delta → MNGASREALAAARERLDALMDNTSVDVAKLAGELAAVTALLDREVSLRRVLTDPSQPGEAKAELAGRLLGGQVGGETADLVSGMVRSRWSQSRDLVDALEELANTTDLTAAQKAGALDDVEDELFRFGRIVASSTDLRSALTNRAATTAAKGELLGSLLGGKANAVTERLVTRLVTKPRGRSLEAGLESLSKLAAERRDRMVAVVTSAVPLTDVQKQRLGAALAKVYGRQMHLNLDVDPTVLGGISVRVGDEVIDGTIAQRLDEASRRLAG, encoded by the coding sequence ATGAACGGAGCGAGCCGCGAGGCACTGGCTGCCGCGCGCGAGCGTCTCGACGCGCTGATGGACAACACGTCCGTCGACGTGGCGAAGCTCGCCGGGGAGCTGGCGGCCGTCACCGCGCTGCTCGACCGCGAGGTGTCGCTGCGCCGGGTCCTCACCGACCCGTCGCAGCCCGGTGAGGCCAAGGCCGAGCTGGCCGGGCGCCTCCTCGGCGGCCAGGTCGGCGGCGAGACCGCCGACCTGGTGAGCGGCATGGTCCGCTCCCGCTGGTCGCAGTCGCGCGACCTGGTGGACGCGCTGGAGGAGCTGGCGAACACCACCGACCTCACGGCCGCGCAGAAGGCCGGCGCGCTGGACGACGTGGAGGACGAGCTGTTCCGGTTCGGCCGGATCGTCGCCTCCAGCACCGACCTGCGCTCCGCGCTGACGAACCGCGCCGCCACCACGGCCGCCAAGGGCGAGCTGCTCGGCAGCCTGCTCGGCGGCAAGGCGAACGCGGTCACCGAGCGGCTCGTCACGCGTCTTGTGACCAAGCCGCGTGGACGTAGCCTGGAAGCGGGACTCGAGTCCCTCTCCAAGCTCGCCGCGGAGCGCCGGGACCGCATGGTCGCCGTGGTCACCTCGGCGGTACCGCTGACCGACGTGCAGAAGCAGCGCCTCGGCGCCGCTCTGGCGAAGGTCTACGGCCGCCAGATGCACCTGAACCTGGACGTGGACCCGACGGTCCTCGGCGGGATCTCGGTGCGGGTGGGCGACGAGGTCATCGACGGCACGATCGCGCAGCGTCTCGACGAGGCGAGCCGGCGACTGGCCGGCTGA
- the glyA gene encoding serine hydroxymethyltransferase, with the protein MTVTTAAVSAARATAPEGALDALRRQDPEIADVLLGETRRQATSLQLIAAENFTSPAVLAALGSPLSNKYAEGYPGARHHGGCEVVDVAERIAVDRARALFGAEHANVQPHSGSSAVLAAYAALLRPGDTVLAMGLPYGGHLTHGSPANFSGRWFDFVGYGVDPESGLIDYEEVAALAERRRPKAIVCGSICYPRHPDYEAFREIADSVGAYLIADAAHPMGLVAGGAAPSPVPYADVVCATTHKVLRGPRGGLLLCGGELAARIDRAVFPFTQGGAQMHTIAAKAVAFGEAATPGFTGYAHQVVANARVLAAGLAAEGFGVVTGGTDTHIILADPAPLGADGRAARGRLAGAGLVLDTCALPYDEARGIRLGTAALTTQGMGEAEMARIAVLFSAALRGAAEAGGGAGGGAHADIRAEVRELAGRFPPYPH; encoded by the coding sequence ATGACGGTCACCACCGCAGCCGTGTCCGCTGCCCGCGCCACCGCCCCCGAGGGGGCGCTCGACGCCCTGCGGCGCCAAGATCCCGAGATCGCCGACGTGCTGCTCGGCGAGACGCGGCGGCAGGCCACCTCGCTCCAGCTCATCGCCGCCGAGAACTTCACCTCGCCCGCCGTGCTCGCGGCGCTCGGCTCCCCGCTCAGCAACAAGTACGCCGAGGGCTACCCCGGCGCCCGCCACCACGGCGGCTGCGAGGTCGTGGACGTGGCCGAGCGGATCGCCGTGGACCGGGCCAGGGCGCTCTTCGGCGCCGAGCACGCCAACGTACAGCCGCACTCCGGCTCCTCGGCCGTGCTCGCGGCCTACGCGGCGCTGCTGCGCCCGGGGGACACGGTGCTGGCCATGGGGCTCCCGTACGGGGGACACCTCACCCACGGCTCGCCCGCCAACTTCTCCGGCCGGTGGTTCGACTTCGTCGGCTACGGCGTCGACCCGGAGAGCGGCCTCATCGACTACGAGGAGGTCGCGGCCCTCGCCGAGCGCCGCCGCCCGAAGGCGATCGTCTGCGGCTCGATCTGCTACCCGCGCCACCCCGACTACGAGGCGTTCCGCGAGATCGCCGACTCGGTGGGCGCCTACCTCATCGCGGACGCGGCGCACCCCATGGGCCTGGTGGCCGGGGGAGCGGCGCCCAGCCCCGTCCCGTACGCCGACGTGGTCTGCGCGACCACCCACAAGGTGCTGCGCGGCCCCCGCGGCGGTCTGCTGCTGTGCGGCGGGGAGCTGGCGGCCCGGATCGACCGGGCGGTCTTCCCGTTCACCCAGGGCGGCGCCCAGATGCACACCATCGCCGCCAAGGCGGTCGCGTTCGGGGAGGCGGCGACCCCGGGGTTCACGGGGTACGCCCATCAGGTGGTCGCCAACGCGCGCGTGCTCGCGGCCGGGCTGGCCGCCGAGGGGTTCGGCGTGGTGACCGGCGGCACCGACACCCACATCATCCTGGCCGACCCCGCTCCGCTGGGGGCCGACGGAAGGGCCGCCAGGGGCCGTCTGGCGGGCGCCGGGCTCGTCCTGGACACCTGCGCCCTGCCGTACGACGAAGCGCGCGGCATCCGGCTCGGTACGGCCGCGCTGACCACCCAGGGGATGGGCGAGGCGGAGATGGCGAGGATCGCGGTGCTGTTCTCGGCTGCGCTGCGCGGGGCCGCCGAGGCGGGCGGTGGGGCGGGCGGTGGGGCGCATGCCGACATCCGTGCCGAAGTGCGGGAGCTCGCGGGAAGATTTCCCCCGTATCCGCACTAG
- the atpE gene encoding ATP synthase F0 subunit C, producing the protein MSQILAASEVTGSLGSIGYGLAAIGPGVGVGIIFGNGTQAMARQPEAAGLIRANQILGFAFCEALALIGIVMPFVFGK; encoded by the coding sequence ATGTCCCAGATCCTCGCTGCCTCCGAAGTCACCGGCTCGCTCGGCTCGATCGGCTACGGCCTCGCGGCCATCGGCCCCGGCGTCGGCGTCGGCATCATCTTCGGTAACGGCACCCAGGCCATGGCCCGTCAGCCCGAGGCCGCCGGCCTGATCCGCGCCAACCAGATCCTGGGCTTCGCGTTCTGTGAGGCGCTCGCCCTCATCGGCATCGTTATGCCGTTCGTGTTCGGTAAGTAA
- a CDS encoding MraY family glycosyltransferase encodes MGQPVREYLLTLCVTAAVTYLLTGPVRKFAIATGAMPEIRARDVHREPTPRLGGIAMFGGLCAGLLVADHLDSLNGVFERSNEPRALLSGAALIWIIGVLDDKFEIDALIKLGGQMIAAGVMVVQGLTILWLPIPGVGAVSLTSWQGTLLTVALVVITINAVNFVDGLDGLAAGMVCIAAAAFFMYAYRIWFGYGIEAAAPATLFAAILMGMCLGFLPHNMHPARIFMGDSGSMLIGLVLAAGAISITGQVDPDALRMNLSLSGSEREATHAMLPVFIPLLMPLTIIAIPMADLVLAIVRRTWKGQSPFAADRGHLHHRLLEIGHSHSRAVLIMYFWAALIAFGTLAYSVHSASMWIVFVIVALSAVGLVLLLLPRFTPRAPRWAEAFVPPRYRRRTRLATAAAGAEGTEEWDEAEEERTPVGAGVSGVNGATAIGPRSRFPDRRKTGASR; translated from the coding sequence CTGGGGCAGCCCGTGCGTGAATACCTGCTGACGCTCTGCGTCACGGCCGCGGTGACCTACCTGCTCACCGGGCCGGTGCGGAAGTTCGCCATCGCGACCGGCGCGATGCCGGAGATCCGTGCCCGGGACGTGCACCGCGAACCGACGCCGCGGCTCGGCGGCATCGCCATGTTCGGCGGGCTGTGCGCGGGCCTGCTCGTCGCCGACCACCTCGACAGCCTCAACGGCGTCTTCGAGCGCTCCAACGAACCGCGCGCGCTGCTCTCGGGCGCGGCCCTGATCTGGATCATCGGCGTCCTGGACGACAAGTTCGAGATCGACGCCCTGATCAAGCTGGGCGGTCAGATGATCGCCGCCGGTGTGATGGTCGTGCAGGGTCTGACGATCCTGTGGCTGCCGATCCCGGGCGTCGGCGCGGTCTCGCTCACCTCCTGGCAGGGCACGCTGCTGACGGTCGCCCTGGTGGTGATCACCATCAACGCGGTGAACTTCGTGGACGGCCTGGACGGCCTCGCCGCGGGCATGGTCTGCATCGCCGCCGCGGCGTTCTTCATGTACGCGTACCGGATCTGGTTCGGGTACGGCATCGAGGCCGCGGCCCCGGCCACCCTCTTCGCCGCCATCCTGATGGGCATGTGCCTGGGCTTCCTGCCGCACAACATGCACCCGGCGCGGATCTTCATGGGCGACTCGGGCTCGATGCTGATCGGGCTCGTCCTCGCGGCCGGCGCCATCTCCATCACCGGCCAGGTCGACCCGGACGCGCTGCGGATGAACCTCAGCCTCAGCGGCAGCGAGCGCGAGGCCACCCACGCGATGCTCCCGGTGTTCATCCCGCTGCTGATGCCGCTGACCATCATCGCGATCCCGATGGCCGACCTGGTGCTGGCGATCGTGCGGCGCACCTGGAAGGGCCAGTCGCCGTTCGCCGCCGACCGCGGCCATCTGCACCACCGGCTCCTGGAGATCGGCCACTCGCACAGCCGGGCCGTGCTGATCATGTACTTCTGGGCGGCCCTGATCGCCTTCGGGACGCTGGCGTACTCGGTGCACTCGGCGTCGATGTGGATCGTCTTCGTGATCGTCGCGCTGAGCGCGGTCGGTCTGGTCCTGCTGCTGCTCCCGCGCTTCACCCCGCGCGCCCCGCGCTGGGCCGAGGCGTTCGTCCCGCCGCGCTACCGGCGCCGTACGCGGCTCGCGACGGCGGCCGCGGGCGCGGAGGGCACCGAGGAGTGGGACGAGGCCGAGGAGGAGCGCACACCGGTCGGCGCGGGCGTCTCCGGCGTCAACGGGGCGACCGCCATCGGCCCCCGTTCGCGCTTCCCCGACCGGCGGAAGACCGGCGCGTCACGCTGA
- a CDS encoding F0F1 ATP synthase subunit B, which translates to MIANLVALAAEEEQNPLVPAGPELLVGAIAFAIVFFVFATKLLPRINKTLEERREAIEGGIEKAEAAQTEAQSVLEQYKAQLAEARHEAARLRQEATEQGTALIQEMRAEGQRQREEIIAAGHAQIEADRKAAAHALRQDVGKLATDLAGKLVGESLEDHARQSRTIDRFLEGLEDASKAEATR; encoded by the coding sequence GTGATCGCCAACCTGGTTGCACTCGCGGCCGAGGAAGAGCAGAACCCGCTCGTACCCGCGGGCCCCGAGCTGCTCGTCGGCGCCATCGCCTTCGCCATCGTCTTCTTCGTCTTCGCCACGAAGCTGCTCCCGCGTATCAACAAGACGCTGGAGGAGCGGCGCGAAGCCATCGAGGGCGGTATCGAGAAGGCCGAGGCCGCGCAGACCGAGGCTCAGAGTGTGCTGGAGCAGTACAAGGCCCAGCTCGCCGAGGCCCGCCACGAGGCTGCCCGCCTGCGCCAGGAGGCGACCGAGCAGGGCACCGCGCTCATCCAGGAGATGAGGGCGGAAGGCCAGCGGCAGCGTGAGGAGATCATCGCTGCCGGCCACGCCCAGATCGAGGCCGACCGCAAGGCCGCGGCGCACGCGCTCCGTCAGGACGTGGGCAAGCTCGCCACCGACCTGGCCGGCAAGCTCGTCGGCGAGTCCCTTGAGGACCACGCCCGGCAGAGCCGCACCATCGACCGCTTCCTCGAGGGTCTCGAGGACGCTTCGAAGGCCGAGGCCACGCGATGA